The Vibrio chagasii genome includes a region encoding these proteins:
- the mrcB gene encoding penicillin-binding protein 1B: MMTKMLTPKKAPPKKAPAKKSPATKAKPRKPRATAKKGKSKAKKAGNRGWLKILWGIAWKAGLALAALLLFVGIYLDSVVKQRFEGQLFDLPTVVYARVLDLYPGTQVSLVQVKNELDVLNYRKVSSPRHPGEYSSSSTKIEMIRRPFEFVDRPEADRHVMLHFNGNELTRIQSLEKKGDMGYLRVEPKMLGMLEKSNDEQRLFLKRNQFPEVMVDALLATEDRNFYQHDGVSPLAIARAMVVNVKAGRTVQGGSTLTQQLAKNLFLSSERTLWRKIREAYIALILDHRYSKDRILEAYLNEVYLGQNGGEAIHGFGLASRLYFGQPIQELRIDQLALLVGMVKGPSYYNPVRYPERAKTRRDLVLRLLMQQDILTPRQYEEAASRDLDIQDNPRIASRQPAYFQQVNIELKKYVGDRFQAKKGIRVFTSLDPVSQDKLEKSIARKVPELSKTAGDKLEAAAIAVDRNTGEIRAMVGGKRTGYDGFNRALNASRPIGSLVKPAVYLTALEQPEKYTLATTLMDTPLSLKGSKGSVWSPRNFDRKFRGEVPLYVALSKSYNVPTVRLGMQLGIDTVSDTIGKLGVDKNEIRPVPSMFLGAFSLTPFQVSQMFQTITNSGRIAPLSALRSVVDSDGEVLYQSIPRVSQRVDQQAAWLTTYAMKRGVSEGTGRFLQNQFAWAGLAGKTGTSNDSRDSWFVGVDGREVTTIWLGRDDNKPTKLTGSSGALRVYADYLKQRTPEQLLLPWPTGIATASFTRTSDGALEFDCDGAVKLPVWDENGNIKKSCESQPKQWLKKLFQW; encoded by the coding sequence ATGATGACCAAAATGTTAACGCCAAAAAAGGCACCACCTAAAAAAGCGCCAGCAAAGAAGTCACCAGCGACCAAAGCGAAACCAAGAAAGCCGAGAGCGACGGCCAAGAAAGGCAAATCAAAAGCGAAAAAGGCGGGTAACAGAGGTTGGTTAAAGATCCTGTGGGGCATCGCGTGGAAAGCGGGCCTAGCACTGGCTGCATTGCTATTGTTTGTTGGTATCTATCTTGACTCTGTGGTGAAGCAGCGCTTTGAAGGCCAGCTGTTTGATTTACCAACGGTTGTTTATGCGCGTGTGTTGGATTTATATCCAGGTACTCAGGTCAGCCTTGTTCAGGTGAAGAATGAATTGGATGTGCTGAATTATCGTAAGGTGAGCTCCCCTCGTCATCCTGGTGAATATTCATCTTCATCAACTAAAATTGAGATGATTCGTCGTCCGTTCGAGTTTGTCGATCGGCCGGAAGCTGATCGTCACGTGATGCTGCACTTCAATGGTAATGAGTTAACTCGTATTCAGTCGCTAGAGAAGAAAGGCGACATGGGGTATTTGCGTGTCGAACCTAAGATGTTGGGCATGCTTGAGAAAAGTAACGATGAACAACGTCTGTTCTTAAAACGTAACCAATTTCCAGAGGTGATGGTTGATGCCTTGCTCGCGACGGAAGATAGAAACTTCTATCAGCACGATGGTGTTTCACCTCTAGCGATTGCTCGTGCGATGGTGGTTAACGTCAAGGCTGGGCGCACTGTACAAGGTGGTAGTACGCTGACACAGCAGCTCGCGAAAAACCTGTTCCTATCTAGTGAACGTACGCTTTGGCGTAAGATTCGTGAGGCTTATATCGCGCTTATCTTGGATCATCGTTACAGCAAAGACCGTATTTTAGAGGCTTACTTAAACGAGGTTTATCTTGGTCAAAATGGCGGTGAAGCGATTCACGGCTTTGGTTTGGCTTCGCGCTTGTACTTCGGCCAACCGATTCAAGAACTGCGTATTGATCAGTTAGCCTTGCTGGTGGGCATGGTGAAAGGACCATCGTATTACAACCCGGTTCGCTACCCTGAGCGCGCTAAAACTCGACGCGATCTGGTTCTGCGCTTGTTGATGCAACAAGATATTTTGACCCCAAGACAATATGAAGAAGCAGCAAGCCGTGATTTGGATATCCAAGACAATCCGCGCATTGCCAGCCGTCAGCCTGCTTATTTCCAACAGGTCAATATCGAGCTGAAAAAGTATGTTGGTGATAGGTTCCAAGCTAAGAAAGGGATACGTGTCTTCACCTCTTTGGATCCGGTTTCGCAAGACAAGCTAGAGAAGTCGATTGCTCGCAAGGTGCCTGAACTATCGAAAACGGCAGGTGATAAATTAGAGGCTGCAGCGATCGCGGTAGATAGAAACACTGGTGAAATCCGTGCAATGGTCGGTGGTAAGCGTACTGGCTATGACGGCTTTAACCGTGCCTTGAATGCAAGCCGTCCTATCGGTTCTTTGGTGAAACCGGCGGTTTATTTAACCGCACTTGAGCAGCCAGAAAAGTACACGCTTGCGACGACTTTGATGGATACACCACTCAGCTTGAAAGGCAGTAAGGGCAGCGTATGGAGCCCGAGAAACTTCGACCGTAAGTTCCGCGGAGAAGTGCCTTTATATGTGGCACTGTCTAAGTCTTATAACGTACCAACTGTGCGTCTAGGGATGCAGTTAGGCATTGATACGGTCTCCGATACCATAGGTAAACTGGGTGTCGATAAAAATGAAATTCGTCCAGTACCATCGATGTTTTTGGGGGCGTTCTCTCTGACACCATTCCAAGTGTCTCAGATGTTCCAGACGATCACTAACTCTGGCCGTATCGCACCTTTGTCTGCGCTCCGCTCAGTGGTTGATAGTGACGGTGAGGTTTTATACCAATCAATCCCTCGAGTATCGCAGCGCGTTGATCAGCAAGCCGCTTGGCTAACCACTTACGCAATGAAACGTGGTGTATCGGAAGGGACGGGGCGATTCCTACAGAACCAGTTTGCATGGGCAGGGCTGGCCGGTAAAACAGGTACCAGTAATGACAGCCGCGATAGTTGGTTTGTGGGTGTTGATGGGCGCGAAGTAACAACCATCTGGCTTGGACGTGATGACAATAAACCGACAAAGCTTACTGGTTCTAGTGGTGCATTGCGTGTCTACGCTGATTACTTGAAGCAGAGAACGCCTGAGCAGCTACTACTGCCATGGCCAACCGGAATCGCAACCGCGAGCTTCACTCGTACGTCTGACGGTGCGTTGGAGTTTGACTGTGATGGCGCAGTTAAATTGCCGGTTTGGGATGAAAATGGAAACATTAAAAAGAGCTGTGAAAGTCAACCAAAACAGTGGCTAAAGAAGCTTTTTCAATGGTAA
- the hrpB gene encoding ATP-dependent helicase HrpB: protein MPDLLAGVETHTQLILKAAPGAGKSTFFPLQLVKTKAVQGKIIMLEPRRLAARNIAAYLASQLGEKVGESIGFRVRGESKTSSATRLEIVTEGIMTRMIQTDPELTGVDMVIFDEFHERSIHADTALAFSLEIQEALRDDLKVIVMSATLDQQALQSLLPEAKYVESQGRTFPVEFRYQPLGTNDYLAPKMANVIRSLMEKESGSLLAFLPGVSAIKQVEAQLENLVSDIDVCPLYGQLNFSQQQKAIAPSEKGRRKVVLATNIAETSLTIEGIRLVVDSGLERVAKFDLKTGITKLEQVKISQSSAEQRAGRAGRIEEGLCVRLYSETQLMQQPAVPEPEILHSDLSSLVAELTQWGAANADELQWLDIPPRASKEQARQLLQSLELLDTHGQFTSLGKQAQRLGIEPRIASMLIKAQQGSQAMLNVAIVAAALLEEPERNVSDIQHSLHRLKQRKHTKNSVVMQRAKNLASKLNHHLDLSQLDESLLPLVLCFAFPDRIAQARSANSNAFLLANGHGAEVRDDDPLANNDYIVVIDLMRSTGRASQIFLATPVDITQLEDAFPKLFVCSDYADWDEKRGKLVAEQRVALGKLVISTKALPEPDASQISQALLNYIARCGLDLLHWTPAAKQLVERVRCAQLWMPEHDWPAMDDASLVEHLDTWLSPYLNGVKSAKGLANVSIEQALSAYLGWPLNQEIDQWLPTHYVMPTGSKKAIRYQYQSEPVISVRMQEVFGEQDSPLIAQGRKKVVLELLSPAQRPLQITQDLAGFWAGAYKEVQKEMKGRYPKHPWPDDPANHVATTKTKRQLNR, encoded by the coding sequence ATGCCAGATCTGCTCGCTGGCGTAGAAACACACACTCAACTAATTCTTAAAGCGGCTCCCGGTGCGGGTAAGTCAACATTCTTCCCTTTACAGTTAGTTAAGACCAAAGCCGTTCAAGGCAAAATTATCATGCTTGAACCAAGGCGGTTGGCTGCAAGAAATATTGCGGCTTACTTGGCGAGTCAATTGGGAGAGAAGGTGGGGGAGAGCATCGGTTTTAGAGTTCGTGGCGAATCTAAAACCAGCAGCGCAACTCGCTTAGAGATCGTTACCGAAGGTATCATGACCAGAATGATCCAAACTGACCCTGAACTGACTGGGGTCGATATGGTGATCTTCGATGAATTCCATGAGCGCAGCATTCATGCAGATACGGCACTGGCGTTTAGCTTGGAGATCCAAGAAGCGCTGCGTGATGATCTGAAAGTGATAGTGATGTCGGCCACCTTAGATCAGCAAGCTCTGCAATCCTTGTTGCCAGAGGCTAAGTATGTTGAGTCGCAAGGTCGCACTTTTCCGGTTGAATTCCGTTACCAGCCTCTGGGTACTAATGATTACTTGGCGCCTAAAATGGCTAACGTGATTCGTTCTCTGATGGAGAAGGAGTCGGGGTCACTATTGGCGTTCCTACCAGGAGTGTCTGCAATAAAGCAGGTAGAAGCTCAATTAGAGAACTTAGTCAGTGACATTGATGTGTGCCCTCTGTACGGGCAGCTTAACTTTTCTCAGCAACAGAAGGCGATTGCACCATCGGAGAAAGGACGCCGCAAAGTGGTATTGGCTACCAATATCGCTGAAACCTCTTTGACTATCGAAGGTATTCGATTAGTGGTGGACTCAGGGCTTGAAAGAGTCGCTAAGTTTGATTTGAAAACTGGTATCACTAAGCTCGAGCAAGTCAAAATCTCACAATCTTCCGCTGAGCAGCGCGCGGGTCGTGCTGGGCGAATTGAAGAAGGGCTGTGTGTTCGTTTGTACAGCGAAACGCAGTTAATGCAGCAACCTGCTGTACCTGAACCGGAAATTCTCCATTCAGACCTCTCCTCGCTGGTGGCAGAGTTGACCCAGTGGGGCGCTGCAAATGCGGATGAACTGCAATGGCTTGATATTCCGCCACGCGCCTCTAAAGAGCAAGCTAGACAATTGTTGCAAAGCCTTGAGCTATTAGACACCCATGGTCAGTTTACTTCGTTAGGTAAGCAAGCGCAGCGATTAGGTATTGAGCCGCGTATCGCCAGTATGCTGATCAAAGCGCAGCAGGGCAGCCAAGCCATGTTGAATGTTGCTATTGTTGCCGCTGCGTTGTTGGAAGAGCCAGAGCGCAATGTCTCGGATATTCAGCATTCGCTACATAGGCTAAAGCAGAGAAAGCACACGAAAAATAGCGTTGTGATGCAGCGAGCGAAAAACCTCGCTAGCAAACTGAATCATCACTTAGATTTGTCACAACTTGACGAATCATTGCTACCATTGGTGCTTTGTTTTGCATTCCCAGACCGAATTGCTCAAGCAAGAAGTGCCAATAGTAATGCTTTTCTGTTAGCGAACGGTCACGGTGCAGAGGTGCGTGATGATGATCCATTGGCAAACAATGATTATATCGTGGTGATTGATTTGATGCGTAGCACCGGGCGTGCTAGTCAGATCTTCTTAGCGACCCCCGTTGATATTACACAGTTAGAAGACGCGTTTCCTAAGCTTTTTGTTTGTTCCGATTATGCCGACTGGGATGAAAAACGTGGCAAATTAGTTGCCGAGCAGCGAGTTGCTTTGGGTAAGCTTGTTATCAGCACTAAGGCTTTACCTGAGCCGGACGCAAGTCAGATTAGCCAAGCGCTGTTGAATTACATCGCTCGATGTGGGCTGGACCTTTTACATTGGACGCCAGCGGCGAAGCAACTTGTTGAACGCGTGCGTTGCGCTCAGCTTTGGATGCCAGAACATGATTGGCCTGCGATGGATGACGCGAGCCTAGTAGAACATCTTGATACTTGGTTATCGCCGTATTTGAACGGCGTTAAATCTGCGAAAGGGCTGGCAAACGTTTCGATTGAGCAGGCACTGTCGGCGTATCTCGGTTGGCCTCTGAATCAAGAGATTGACCAGTGGCTGCCAACACATTATGTGATGCCGACAGGCAGTAAAAAAGCGATCCGATACCAGTATCAATCTGAACCCGTGATCTCGGTTCGAATGCAAGAGGTCTTTGGTGAACAAGACTCACCATTGATAGCCCAAGGGCGTAAAAAGGTTGTGCTTGAATTACTTTCTCCTGCACAGCGCCCATTACAAATTACTCAGGATTTAGCTGGCTTTTGGGCTGGCGCGTACAAAGAAGTGCAAAAAGAGATGAAAGGTCGTTACCCAAAACACCCTTGGCCTGATGACCCTGCTAACCATGTTGCAACCACTAAAACCAAACGACAGTTGAACCGATGA
- the sfsA gene encoding DNA/RNA nuclease SfsA translates to MQFNPPLESATLIKRYKRFLTDIKLPDGSERTIHCANTGAMTGCATPGNTVWYSTSDNAKRKYPNSWEISETDKGHRICVNTARANQLAVEAIENKTIVELLGYNALRTEVKYGSENSRIDILLEDNEKPPCYIEVKSVTLLDEQETSTEGQGFFPDAVTTRGQKHLRELTEMVESGNRAVLLFTVLHSGIEKVSAAHHIDAKYSLLLKQAQDAGVEVLCYKAELSSTQIQLKQSVEFINN, encoded by the coding sequence ATGCAGTTCAATCCACCATTAGAGTCAGCGACTCTTATCAAACGCTACAAACGTTTCCTCACTGACATCAAACTTCCCGACGGCAGCGAGCGTACTATTCACTGTGCCAACACTGGAGCGATGACAGGATGCGCGACTCCGGGTAACACTGTGTGGTATTCAACCTCCGATAATGCAAAAAGAAAGTACCCAAACAGCTGGGAGATCTCAGAAACGGACAAAGGTCACCGGATTTGTGTAAATACTGCGCGAGCAAACCAGCTAGCAGTGGAAGCAATTGAAAATAAGACTATAGTTGAACTCTTAGGTTATAACGCGTTACGAACCGAAGTGAAGTATGGTAGCGAGAATAGTCGAATTGACATTCTGCTTGAAGATAACGAAAAGCCGCCTTGCTATATCGAAGTAAAAAGCGTCACCTTACTCGATGAACAAGAGACCTCAACTGAGGGGCAAGGTTTTTTCCCTGATGCGGTGACAACCAGAGGCCAAAAACATCTGCGTGAACTCACAGAAATGGTCGAATCTGGAAATAGAGCCGTACTTTTATTCACTGTTTTACATTCAGGTATTGAAAAAGTGTCTGCGGCACACCATATAGACGCCAAATATTCGTTATTACTAAAACAAGCACAAGACGCTGGAGTTGAAGTGCTTTGCTACAAAGCAGAGCTCAGCAGTACTCAAATACAACTAAAACAATCTGTTGAATTTATCAATAACTAA
- the dksA gene encoding RNA polymerase-binding protein DksA: MPESKKKALGILAIAGVEPYQEKPGEEYMSPEQTEHFTKILAAWRNQLREEVDRTVHHMQDEAANFPDPVDRASQEEEFSLELRNRDRERRLIKKIEKTLDKIEEDDFGFCDSCGIEIGIRRLEARPTADLCIDCKTLAEIKEKQMQG, encoded by the coding sequence ATGCCAGAATCTAAGAAAAAAGCGCTAGGCATCCTAGCCATCGCAGGTGTTGAACCGTACCAAGAAAAGCCAGGTGAAGAATACATGTCACCTGAGCAAACGGAACATTTTACAAAAATTTTAGCAGCTTGGCGCAACCAGCTCAGGGAAGAAGTTGATCGTACTGTGCACCACATGCAGGACGAAGCAGCGAATTTCCCAGACCCAGTTGACCGTGCTTCTCAAGAAGAAGAATTCAGCCTAGAGCTACGTAACCGTGACCGTGAGCGTCGTCTAATCAAGAAAATTGAGAAGACACTAGACAAGATCGAAGAAGATGATTTCGGCTTCTGTGATTCTTGCGGTATCGAGATTGGCATTCGTCGCCTTGAAGCTCGTCCAACTGCTGACCTTTGTATTGACTGTAAAACACTTGCAGAGATCAAAGAGAAACAAATGCAAGGTTAA
- the gluQRS gene encoding tRNA glutamyl-Q(34) synthetase GluQRS encodes MNYIGRFAPSPSGPLHFGSLVAALGSYFQAKSHQGQWLVRMEDLDPPREMAGAADLILKTLEAYHLFWDGKVVYQSQRHDLYQAQIDQWVADNQAYYCQCTRKQIKALGGFYNGHCRQAGLIDTGEQAVRLCMDFPVESFDDVRHGTIQIPKALAEEDFIIKRRDGLFAYNLAVVLDDIEQGVTEVVRGADLIEPTGRQISLYKTLKQNTVSYLHLPLATDASGNKLSKQNHATAIDLDNPKPTLLNAMQFLGFEVPKAVCEASVDEILAWGCQQWNVAQLPDSLQKQHCN; translated from the coding sequence ATGAATTATATTGGGCGCTTTGCACCATCACCGTCAGGTCCTCTTCATTTTGGCTCACTGGTTGCTGCTCTTGGCAGCTACTTCCAAGCAAAATCTCATCAGGGACAATGGTTAGTCCGTATGGAAGACCTAGATCCGCCAAGAGAGATGGCTGGCGCTGCAGACCTGATTCTTAAGACGCTTGAGGCTTACCACCTATTTTGGGATGGAAAAGTCGTTTATCAGAGCCAACGTCACGACCTATACCAAGCGCAAATTGATCAATGGGTGGCTGACAACCAAGCCTACTACTGCCAATGCACGCGCAAACAGATAAAAGCCTTGGGTGGTTTCTATAATGGCCATTGTCGACAGGCGGGGTTAATTGATACGGGCGAGCAAGCCGTGCGTTTATGTATGGATTTCCCCGTCGAGTCATTCGACGATGTTCGCCATGGCACCATTCAAATCCCTAAAGCATTGGCTGAAGAGGATTTCATCATCAAACGCCGCGATGGCTTGTTTGCTTATAACTTGGCCGTGGTACTTGATGATATCGAGCAAGGCGTAACGGAAGTGGTGAGAGGCGCTGATCTCATCGAACCTACGGGCCGCCAAATCAGTCTTTATAAGACACTGAAACAAAATACAGTGAGCTACTTGCACTTGCCGTTAGCGACCGACGCGTCTGGCAATAAACTATCAAAGCAGAACCACGCCACCGCTATTGACCTCGATAACCCCAAACCAACACTGCTCAATGCCATGCAGTTCTTAGGCTTTGAGGTTCCTAAGGCCGTTTGTGAAGCTTCAGTCGATGAGATTTTGGCATGGGGCTGCCAGCAATGGAACGTTGCTCAATTACCTGATAGTTTACAAAAACAACACTGCAATTAG
- the pcnB gene encoding polynucleotide adenylyltransferase PcnB: MNTNDNTPSEQRGFHELALNIYTRQEHNISRKQISDNALKVLYRLNGAGFDAFLVGGGVRDILLGSQPKDFDIATNATPEQIKNLFRNCRLIGRRFRLAHIMFGRDIIEVATFRGHHQEPSKNVSAQSKEGMLLRDNVYGSVDEDAERRDFTINAMYYNIADYSIHDYAGGVEDLEDKLIRLIGDPETRYREDPVRMLRAMRFSAKLDFDIEEDTADPIEGLAHLLKDIPAARLYEESLKLLQSGYGLETYHLMREYNLFQQMFPAVAEYFTEDYDSPTEQMLDLVLDSTDLRIEDGKRVNPAFMFAAILWYPMNKLADKLVAEQGIAHYDAIMEASNIILDQQVKSIAIPRRHTATIREVWQLQLRLPRRNGKRAVRLMELNKFRAGYDFLEMRGEIEGGETKELAKWWERYQTAGRNMRQAMANDVAAPSKSGHRRRKTYRKKKSKQAE; this comes from the coding sequence ATGAATACAAACGACAATACCCCAAGCGAACAACGCGGATTCCACGAACTAGCACTGAATATTTATACTCGCCAAGAGCACAATATTTCACGTAAGCAGATCAGCGATAACGCACTAAAAGTACTATATCGCCTGAATGGTGCGGGTTTTGACGCATTTTTAGTCGGTGGTGGTGTCCGTGATATCTTACTTGGCTCTCAGCCAAAAGATTTCGATATTGCGACCAACGCTACGCCAGAGCAGATCAAGAACCTCTTCCGAAACTGCCGCCTAATTGGCCGTCGTTTCCGCTTGGCACACATCATGTTTGGTCGTGACATCATTGAGGTGGCAACTTTCCGAGGTCACCATCAAGAGCCATCTAAAAACGTATCTGCACAATCGAAAGAAGGCATGCTATTACGCGACAACGTGTACGGCAGTGTTGATGAAGATGCAGAGCGTCGCGATTTCACGATCAATGCGATGTACTACAACATTGCAGACTACAGCATCCACGATTACGCAGGTGGTGTAGAAGATTTAGAAGATAAGCTTATCCGCCTAATTGGCGACCCAGAGACACGCTACCGTGAAGACCCTGTACGCATGCTGCGTGCAATGCGTTTCTCGGCGAAGCTGGATTTTGATATTGAAGAAGACACCGCCGACCCAATTGAAGGCCTGGCGCACCTTCTAAAAGACATCCCAGCAGCACGTCTTTACGAAGAATCTCTAAAACTGCTTCAATCAGGCTACGGCTTAGAGACCTACCATCTGATGCGTGAATACAACCTATTCCAGCAGATGTTCCCAGCGGTAGCTGAGTACTTCACTGAAGATTACGACTCACCGACTGAGCAAATGCTTGATTTGGTGCTCGACTCTACCGACCTTCGTATCGAAGATGGTAAACGAGTAAACCCTGCATTCATGTTTGCCGCGATTCTTTGGTACCCAATGAATAAGCTGGCAGACAAGCTTGTTGCCGAGCAAGGCATTGCACACTACGACGCGATCATGGAAGCAAGTAACATCATTCTTGATCAGCAAGTAAAATCCATTGCTATCCCTCGTCGCCACACAGCAACCATTCGTGAAGTTTGGCAACTGCAACTGCGACTACCTCGCCGCAACGGTAAACGTGCCGTTCGCCTAATGGAGCTCAACAAGTTCCGCGCTGGTTACGACTTCTTAGAGATGCGTGGCGAGATTGAAGGTGGCGAGACAAAAGAGTTAGCTAAATGGTGGGAGCGTTATCAGACAGCTGGTCGCAACATGCGTCAAGCAATGGCTAACGACGTAGCAGCACCATCAAAGTCAGGTCATCGTCGCCGTAAGACTTACCGAAAAAAAAAGAGTAAGCAAGCCGAATGA
- the folK gene encoding 2-amino-4-hydroxy-6-hydroxymethyldihydropteridine diphosphokinase: MITAYIAVGSNLADPVSQANLAIETLKSLPRSTFIATSQLYSSTPMGPQNQPDYINAVVAIKTELTPIELLDCTQKIELEQGRVRKDERWGPRTLDLDIVLYGNEVIDSERLTVPHYGMKEREFVLYPLAEIAPSLQLPDGTELTELLKIVDKNGLNVWQQ; encoded by the coding sequence ATGATAACTGCTTATATTGCGGTCGGCAGCAACCTTGCCGACCCAGTTAGCCAAGCAAATTTGGCTATCGAAACGCTAAAAAGCCTACCGCGATCAACGTTTATTGCGACCTCTCAGCTATATAGTAGCACTCCAATGGGGCCGCAAAATCAACCGGACTACATCAATGCGGTAGTCGCGATTAAAACCGAATTAACGCCTATTGAACTGCTTGATTGCACTCAAAAAATCGAGTTAGAGCAAGGGCGTGTCCGTAAAGACGAACGCTGGGGACCAAGAACCTTGGATCTCGACATCGTGTTGTACGGCAATGAGGTGATCGATTCAGAGCGCTTAACCGTTCCTCATTACGGAATGAAAGAACGAGAGTTTGTACTCTACCCGCTTGCTGAAATCGCACCAAGTTTACAACTCCCTGATGGGACTGAGCTGACAGAACTATTGAAAATTGTAGATAAAAACGGGCTCAATGTTTGGCAGCAATAG
- the panB gene encoding 3-methyl-2-oxobutanoate hydroxymethyltransferase, with the protein MKKVTINDLIKCKREGRKFATSTAYDASFAQLFESQEMPVLLVGDSLGMVLQGHNDTLPVSVEDIAYHTRSVRAGSPNCLLMADMPFMSYATPEQACESAATLMRAGANMVKIEGGSWLVDTVKMLTERAVPVCAHLGLTPQSVNIFGGYKVQGRDDDQADKMVADALALQNAGAQIVLLECVPASLAKRITEACHVPVIGIGAGNVTDGQILVMHDMFGISANYMPKFSKNFLAETGDMRKAVALYKEEVESARFPDDAHTIA; encoded by the coding sequence ATGAAAAAAGTAACCATTAACGACCTGATCAAGTGTAAACGTGAAGGCCGTAAATTCGCGACGTCAACAGCTTACGATGCGAGCTTTGCTCAACTATTCGAAAGCCAAGAGATGCCTGTTCTGCTTGTCGGTGATTCACTGGGTATGGTTCTACAAGGCCATAACGACACATTACCAGTAAGCGTTGAAGACATTGCTTACCACACTCGCTCTGTGCGTGCTGGTAGCCCTAACTGTCTTCTAATGGCTGATATGCCTTTCATGAGCTACGCGACTCCAGAGCAAGCTTGTGAGAGCGCAGCTACCTTGATGCGTGCTGGCGCGAACATGGTAAAAATCGAAGGCGGAAGCTGGTTGGTTGATACTGTGAAGATGCTAACAGAACGCGCAGTACCGGTATGTGCACACTTAGGCTTAACGCCACAATCTGTGAACATCTTTGGTGGTTACAAGGTTCAAGGTCGCGATGACGACCAAGCTGATAAAATGGTTGCTGACGCACTAGCGCTACAAAACGCAGGTGCTCAAATCGTTCTACTTGAATGTGTACCAGCTTCATTGGCAAAACGAATTACAGAAGCTTGTCACGTGCCAGTTATTGGTATTGGTGCAGGTAATGTTACCGATGGTCAGATCTTGGTTATGCATGACATGTTCGGTATTTCTGCGAACTACATGCCGAAATTCTCTAAGAATTTCCTAGCAGAAACAGGTGACATGCGCAAAGCAGTGGCTCTATACAAAGAAGAAGTAGAGAGCGCACGCTTCCCTGATGATGCTCATACAATCGCTTAG
- the panC gene encoding pantoate--beta-alanine ligase yields MQTFAEIAALREQIKQFKRDGRTVAFVPTMGNLHEGHLTLIKKARELADIVVVSIFVNPMQFDRADDLNNYPRTLEADLSKLTGEGVELVFTPTPEVMYPDGLDKQTFVEVPGLSHMLEGASRPGHFRGVATIVTKLFNIVQPDFACFGEKDFQQLAVIRQMTTDLALDIEIVGVATVREMDGLAMSSRNSNLTIDERQRAPVLARTMRWISSAIRGGRDDYASVIEDATDQLRAADLQPDEIFICDAKTLQAITSESTQAVILMSAFLGKTRLIDNQVLDLVTETKEEVKEETAE; encoded by the coding sequence ATGCAAACTTTTGCTGAAATAGCGGCTCTTCGTGAGCAGATTAAACAGTTTAAGCGTGATGGACGTACGGTTGCTTTTGTACCGACTATGGGAAACCTGCATGAAGGCCACCTTACTCTGATAAAGAAGGCTCGTGAACTGGCAGACATCGTCGTGGTAAGCATCTTTGTTAACCCGATGCAGTTTGATCGTGCTGATGACCTGAACAACTACCCTCGCACGTTAGAGGCTGATTTAAGCAAACTAACTGGCGAAGGCGTTGAACTGGTATTTACCCCAACGCCAGAAGTGATGTACCCAGATGGTCTAGACAAACAGACGTTTGTTGAAGTACCAGGGTTATCTCACATGTTGGAAGGTGCGTCTCGTCCGGGTCACTTCCGTGGCGTTGCGACGATTGTCACTAAGCTGTTTAACATCGTTCAGCCAGATTTTGCATGCTTCGGCGAGAAAGACTTCCAGCAACTTGCTGTAATTCGCCAAATGACAACTGACTTAGCGTTAGACATTGAAATTGTAGGTGTTGCGACGGTTCGTGAAATGGACGGTTTAGCGATGAGCTCTCGCAATAGCAATCTCACTATTGATGAGCGCCAACGTGCACCGGTTCTAGCACGCACTATGCGTTGGATCAGCAGTGCAATTCGCGGTGGACGTGATGACTACGCATCAGTGATTGAAGATGCGACAGATCAGCTTCGTGCAGCAGATCTACAGCCAGATGAAATCTTCATCTGTGATGCTAAGACTCTGCAAGCCATCACTTCAGAATCCACTCAAGCTGTGATTCTTATGTCGGCTTTCCTAGGTAAGACGCGTCTTATCGACAACCAAGTTCTCGACTTGGTAACGGAAACCAAAGAAGAAGTGAAAGAAGAAACCGCTGAGTAA